The following is a genomic window from Aestuariirhabdus haliotis.
GCAGAGTGTAAATCGCTCAATGTGAGACTCTTTTGTGATGATGAGAGCGCAAACCAGAAGGTCGTGATTGAGGTGCATGATAGTGGAGAAGGCATTGAAGACGCCTTGATGGAGCGAATCTTTGAGCCCTTCTTCACCACCAAGGGTGTGACCCAGGGGTTGGGGTTAGGATTATCCATTTCTCATCGCATTATCGAGTCGATGCAGGGCAATATGATAGCGAGTAATCACCCCGATGGTGGGGCGGTATTCCGAATTGAATTGCAACGCAGTCAGGCGCAGCAAGGTAGTCAGATAGCATGAACACAGGTGAAAAAATCGTAGCGAAAAAAGGTCAGGTGCTTTTTGTCGATGATGAGCACCATATCCGGGTTGCCGTGCAGCAAACCCTCGAATTGGAAGATTACCAAATCCGCTGTTTTAGTACGGCTGCTGAGGTATTGGAAAACCTCGATGCCGACTGGCCAGGGGTGCTCGTTAGCGATATCAATATGCCGGAAATAGATGGCATCGAATTGATGCGGCGAGTGCGAGAAATTGACGCGGATCTGCCGGTTATCCTGGTGACCGGCCATGGCGATATCTCGATGGCGGTATCGGCCATACTTGACGGCGCCTACGACTTTATCGAAAAGCCTTTTGCCTCCGAGTTGCTGGTGGATGTGGTCAAACGAGCGCTGGAAAAACGTAACCTGACCCTGGAGAATCGTAACCTAAGGCGGGAAGTGGAAGCGCAAAGTGCGCCGGGTCCACGAATTCTGGGTAACACACCGGCCATTCAGAATATGCGTCGCGTTATTCATCAGGTGCTGGACGCTCCAACCGATATCCTGATCAATGGTGAAACCGGAACGGGTAAAGAGTTGGTCGCGCGTTATCTGCACGAACACAGTAAGCGCCGGGAGAATAATTTCGTCGCGATTAATTGTGGCGCGGTACCCGAGAATCTGATCGAGAGTGAACTCTTTGGCCATGAGGCCGGTGCTTTTACCGGTGCCGAAAAGTCCAGAGTGGGTAAGTTTGAATACGCCAATGGCGGCACCTTGTTTCTGGATGAAATAGAAAGCATGCCCATGGCGGTGCAGGTTAAATTGTTGCGAGTCATTGAAGAACGAATGGTTGAACGGCTGGGCTCCAATGCCTTAATACCTCTGGATGTTCGCATCGTGGCGGCGACCAAGGTGGACCTTCGGGAGTTGAGTGATGCCGGAAATTTTCGCAGTGACCTGTTCTACCGTCTGAATGTAGTGACAATTGATATTCCCTCACTTCGCGATCGCCTCGATGATCTGCCCCTGTTGTTTGAACATTTTGCCTTGATCGCCTCAGCGCGCTACCAGCAGGAGATTATCCCTTTGCCCGGTGAGCGTATGCATCAGTTATTGCAGCACGATTGGCCTGGTAACGTTCGGGAACTGCGTAATCTGGCCGAACGCTATGTCTTACTTGGTGACGAAGCCAATCTGGCGCCGGGCGAACAATCGCAGTCGGAAGAGATACAGAGTCGGCAAACCCTGGCGGAACGGGTCGATCAGTTTGAGCGCTCCCTGATTCGCGAGTCCCTGCAGCGTCATAAGGGGAGTATCAAGGAAACCATGGTGGCTTTGGGGCTGGCGCGAAAAACCCTGTATGACAAAATGAAAAAGCACGATCTGGATCGGCTGGACTACAAATAATCGAAGATCCGTTGATGGTTAGTGTGCGTATGTGAATAACGCTAACGGCGAAAACCTGACCCGCGCTCAACGCCGGCGCGCACGAGATATGATGATGCCTTTAACTGCCCTCGCCGCCGGTTTTTCCCGGTGGCAGTTTGATAACCGTTATATTCAGGCGCTGCCCGCTGATCCTGAAACAGACAACTACCGGCGTCAGGTGACTTCGGCGTGTTTCTCTTATGTATCGCCGACCCCGGTCCCGGCTCCGCAGCTGGTAGCCTATTCGCGGGAAGTGGCTGAGCAACTGGATCTATCCGAACAGGATTGCCAGCATGACAGTTTCTTGCAGCTCTTTAGTGGCAATAGTTTATTGCCGAGTATGACGCCCTGGGCCTGCTGCTATGGGGGGCACCAGTTTGGTAACTGGGCCGGACAGTTGGGAGATGGTCGGGCCATCAATCTGGCGGAGACGGTCAATCAGCAGGGCCAACATTTCACACTGCAGTTAAAGGGCGCGGGGCCTACGCCATATTCCCGAACAGCCGATGGTCTGGCTGTACTTCGTTCCTCAGTTCGTGAATTTCTGTGTTCGGAAGCGATGCATCACCTTGGGGTTCCGACGACAAGGGCGCTCAGTTTGATCAGCACGGGCCAGCCAGTGTTGAGAGATATGTTTTACGATGGCAATGCGCGCCATGAGCCGGGCGCGGTGGTGTGTAGGGTGGCGCCTTCCTTCACCCGTTTTGGCAACTTCCAGATTCATGCTGCGCGCAATGAGATCGATATTCTCAAGCAGTTGCTGGACCTTACGATTACTCGGGATTTCCCGGAATTGGGCACGCCCGGTGAAGAGGTGTATGCAGACTGGTTTTCGATCGTCTGCCAACGCACGGCGAGTTTGATGGTGCACTGGATGCGAGTTGGTTTTGTGCACGGGGTGATGAACACCGATAACCTGTCCATTCTGGGGCTGACGATCGATTATGGACCCTACGGCTGGCTGGAAGGATATGATCCGGATTGGACCCCCAATACCACGGATGCCGGTCAGCGTCGTTACCGTTATGGCCAGCAACCGCAAATCGCTCATTGGAATCTCTATCAGCTGGCCAACGCGATCAGCCCGTTGTTTCAGGATACGGAGCGCTTGCAGGCTATTCTGGATCAGTATGCGGTCGATTATCAGCAACAATGGCAAACGATGATGGCGGCCAAACTCGGGCTGGATCAGTGGCGAACCGAGGATGACACCCTGACAACCCGGTTGCAGGATCTGCTGCGCCTGACGGAAACCGATATGACCATTTTTTATCGGTCATTAGCGTCCATAAAAACCAGCGAAGCAGCCCTGAACGTGGATGATCGTACTTTGGTTGAGCCGTTGATGGAGGCTTTTTACCAGCCCCAGGAGGTGACCGGTAAGATAGAGCAGCGGATTGCCAATTGGCTGCGGGATTACCAGCAGCGTCTGCGTCAGCAGGATGTCAGTGACCAGCAACGAAGGCAGGCAATGAACCAAACCAATCCACGCTTTGTGCTACGAAACTATCTTGCCCAGCAAGCGATTGATCTGGCCGAGCAGGGAGATTTCAGCGAAGTAGAACGGTTACTGGAATTATTAAGGCGTCCATATGATGAGCAGCCGGGCATGGACAATTATGCCAGGCGGCGTCCGGAATGGGCACGCCAGAGAGCAGGTTGTTCGATGCTATCGTGCAGTTCCTGATTATGGCTGATCTTTGTCAGCGGCGTTAAGGGATAATACCGCTGACAGGGTGACCCTAGAGTGCGAAGCTTCGTAGTAGCTGAATCTCTTCGGACCAGATGCTACTGTCGATGGTTTCCAGCACCATGGGAATCTCATTAAAACGATTGTCCGTCATAATGTAGCGAAAGACTTCCAGACCAATCTCACCCTTACCCAGGCATTGATGGCGATCCACTCGACTACCGAGTTTGATCTTGGCGTCATTCAGATGCATGCCTTTCAAATATTGAAAGCCGACCAGTTGTTCGAATTCAGCAAAGGTACGCTGGCAATCCTCCTCTGTGCGCAGGTCATAACCGGCGGCAAAGGCATGACAGGTATCGAGGCAAACCCCGACCCGGGATTTATCTTCCACGCCCTCGATGATCTGGGCGAGGTGTTCAAATCGATAGCCCAGATTGGAGCCCTGGCCAGCAGTATTTTCGATTACTGCCGTGACCCCTTGACTGGCGTCCAGGGCAATGTTGATCGATTCGGCGATGCGCGCCAGACAGTCATCGATGGCGATCTTTTTAAGGTGACTGCCTGGATGGAAGTTGAGATAGATCAGGCCTAACTGCTCGCAGCGATGCATCTCGTCGATAAACGCGGTACGCGATTTTTCCAATGCGTCATTTTCCGGATGGCCGAGATTAATCAGGTAGCTGTCGTGGGGCAGGATCTGTTCGGGGAGAAATCCTAGCTCGTCGCAGGTCGAGCGAAACTCATCAATGACCTCTGTGCTGAGGGGAGGGGCTTCCCAGCGGCGCTGGTTCTTGGTGAACAGGGCAAAGGCATTGGCTTCCAGTGCTTTTGCATTGCGCGGGGCGTTGGCCACCCCGCCGCTGGCACTGACATGGGCTCCGACATACTTCACGGACAGCTCCTGGTGAGATTAAGAGGCCGGATATTATACCTGGAACCTGCTGTCAGGTAATCGACTTTACCGTGTGATTAATCCCCATCCCTGAGATAGCGGCCAAGGTCTATGGTTTCCGTCGGATCAATATTCAGCGAATCGCGAATCTTCTTGAACAATGCGTCATATTCCTTGCTTTGCATAAAAATATTGGAGGCATTAACCGCATGTTCGCCATCATGAAGCACTTTCATGTCTTTTAGCTCTTCGCGGGTACGGTGAGCAAAGTTAAAGGCCATGTCTCGACGCATGTGGAACGAGCTTTCCAGATGATTACCGTCGGCCATTTTGACATCCAGGGCAATCTGCACCGCTTTTTCGGCGTCGTTAGAATCGGTGGCGATAGTAACTTCGACATTGGCGTGGAGAGTGCGCCCGTCGGCTTTTACGAGTTGATAATGAACCGGGTCAAATTTAGTCACAGCCATTGTGTTCTCCATTTCATCAAAAGGGTGATGACTACATAGTAGGGTATAGGTTTGATGTTGTCAGCCTGTGGAAAATACTACTGCTATTTCAGTAAGTCCGTACGCTGTGTTGAAAGTTGGCAGGCCGGAACAGGGTCTTGAGGCTAGCGGTTAACGTCGAGATAAACGGGGTTGATTTTGGTGGAACCGAATACGGGAAAAGGGTTAAAGGAAATAGATGTTTGTGTATGTAAAAAGAGGCGCTTGTATCCACCTGCTACGGCTAACAATGTCGGTCATGCTGTTGTTGGCAGGGATCTCATTATTGATGGCGCTTTTCCAAAACAGCATGCAGGTTCTGTTAATGGAGTCCACTTACGGCAGTCAGGGCCAGATTAATGCCTTTTTTCAACGCTTTTTGTTCCGGGGCGGAATAACGCCTCGTGAGCTATTGATGCTGCTGGCACTTGGTAAAATCATGGCAGGGGTATTGTTGCTGATCAATCACTACCAGGTCATTGTGATCGGAACTGTAATTATTGGTCTGGCTCTAGGTATAGCGGCTCTGCCGGTGATGACGGTACCTATGGTAGAGCTTGAGGTAATGGCCTATACCTCCCCGGCGTTGTTGGTGCGAATAGCCGACGTGGGATTAATCTTATTGCTGGTGGCGCTGTTGATCGACCGGCAGTCAGCGGCTGGTTTTTCGATCACAGGGTTACGGTTGTTAACCCTGGGTATCGCCCTGCCTCTGGTGGTGGGTGCAGTGTTCCATGGTATGGCGAAAATCAACCACTTTGGTCTGCCTGCCTGGGTGTTGTTGCTCAGTGCGATACCCTTGTTGCTTGGTCGGGGGCGAATATTACAAGTAGGGGCAGGCTTATCCCTGGGGGTCTTGGTTTATTACCTCCTGCTTAGAGGCACAATGATCGAATCCTGGTGGCAATGGCAGACAATAACCGAATGGTTACCCATGATGGTGGGCTGCTGGATCCTGTTCTGTCGTGCTGGATTCCCAGCTGATAAGAGCATGGAAACCGAAGACTGATTAATCAGAGGTGCCTTATATAACGGAAGATCTGGTGCAGGTATCTTTTAAATTCTAACTGTTATTGCTGTTTGCTCCTGATTGTTGAAAAAACAACCAGAAAAAGCGGTATACTCTGGTTGTGAGCGGTTACCGTTAATAGTGTCAGAAGCGAGGTTGTGGTCATGCCAGTAGAAGGACTTTCCGTATCGTCTCCAGTGACCCCGAATACTAACCAGGGCAATCAGGATCGAGTCCAGCAGCAGCGCCAGCAGGTAGAGCAGGCGCAACAGGTGGAACAACAGCAAGAAGATGTGGCTCAGGTGCAGCAGGTTGAGCAAAGCCAGGAAGCTCGTCAGGAAGAGCAAATTCAGGATCAGGAGAACCGGGTAGGCACCCAGATTGATCTGAGTGCCTGACCGGTCAGCCAAGGCCAGCAAAGCGCTTTTTCTTTACAGGTTATAAGCGGCGGTGTGGTGTCTTGTATAGATCGTTTAAATCCAATAAAAAAGGGAACTCAGGTTCCCTTTTTTATTGCTGCGAACCGGACCAGGCCAGCTTATTGCACAGATAGGGCCTGGCCACAGGCCAGATCACTTACACCATAAAATTTCTTACCCCGGTGAAAAATATCTGCGCCGCAATGGCCGATACAAACAGCCCTGTGACCTTGGTCAGGATCACCTGAACCTCGGGGCGATTAAGGAATCGCGCCCGGTTCGATAACCGCAACAGTAGCCCGACGGCAATCACCGCGCAGAACAGCGATAAGGCAACAGTAATGCGTTCCTGGGTGCTGTTAACCTCGGCGCCAATAACCATCAACACACCGATAACGCCGGGGCCAACAGTGATAGGCATGGCCAGGGGCACCACAGCAATCTCCTGACCATGGTCGGCAGAGACATCGGAGCGTCCATTGATCATCGACAGGGCTGACAGGAAGAGCACGGCACCGGCACCGATCCGAAAAGCATCCAGGGTGATGCTGAACAGTTCGAAAATGGTTTCACCGGCAAAGAAAATGATAAGGCTACTGATCATAACCGCCACAGTAACCTTGTTAGCAATGCGGTTCTTCTCGGGTGCCCCCAGATTTTTTGTTAACGAGGCAAAAACCGAAACCACAAAAAACGGGGTAAAAATAAAGAAAATCTTAAGGAAATAATGAATAAAAACCGGGGTCATAACCGATCTCCCTAATCCAGTTGAGGCGCTTACCTGTAGAGAGTGTGGTAGCGCGCGCAGGGTAAAGAGATACGGTATCGAACGCAACCGTTTTAAGGCTTTGTCAGTGTCACCTGTTGTACCCCGAGAGGGACATCCAGGGGGCGAAACCGCTGATCCATGCGCTGGGAGGATGGCGGTCTCCTGGATTCTCTAATAACCTTATTGAAAAGCTGATGGATGGAACAGGGTTGCTACTGGCTAAACAGGGAGAAGGGCAGTTGGTCCCAATATTGTCATGGAAGAAGAGATACCTCGGTGTCGACGTACGCCGTGCTCTATTGTTGTTGCTGGGAGGGCTCTTGGCACCTCTGCTGAATGCGGCTCCCCTGGAATTGCAGTTGAACGCCTACCATCTCCCTCCTTTTGCCTATGACCCGCAACGCTCCGATCAACATCAGGGTTTTATGGTTGAATTGATCGCTTTGGCGGGGCGGGAGCTGGGCTGGAAAATAGAGCCTCGTTATCTGCCTTTTGAAAGGTCGACCCGAGCTTTCGGGCGGGGTGAAGGGGACCTGCATGTCGCTGTCATTCCTTCTGATAGAGCCGAGCTGGACCTGTTGCAAGAGAAATGGGCCTGTGCAGATTCATTGATGACACTGAGGGTATACCGTTATGACAATCTTGAATTTGTCACCGAGGATGAATCACAAACCCCTGGGGCTGACCTTCTGGTGGCAGGGCCTTTGCGAGACCTGGTGTTGCCTCGGGTAGAGCCATCGACTGATGTTCAGGTGGTGAACGAAACTTTCCGTCTGAGCAAGATGTTTTGGTACGAACGGGCACGCTCGGCCATTATTGCCGGCTTGACGATGGAGGATTTTTTCTCCGCCACACCGCCAGATTTTGACTATCAACGAACGCTGTTGTTTCAGGAGCAGGTGAAGCTCTGCATGAATCGTTCATTGATTAATGTTGAGGGCAAGCTGAAACGCTTTATGAGCGCCTGGAAACGCCTCTATCGTGATCGGGATCAGGAGCCGGTACGCAGCATTTTGCAATATTATCAGGTAGAGTCCTATTGGTGGCTCGACGAGCTTCATCGTTAAGTGCCAAGTCCGACCCTGGGTCCTCTGTCGGTGAATAAGCGGGTGAGGACCCGTTACGGCTTATCAGCTTCGCGAATACCCCCTTTGACTCTGTCACGAGTGTTGCCTATGACCAGCCAATTCTACAAGTCACTTCTTTGTTGTGCCCTGCTTCTGGTATCGAGTGGGTGGCCGCAAGGATCCCTGGCCGAGAGCCTGATTATGGCCGACGGTGAGGGGGCCGTCTGGCGGATCAGCAGTGGTGGCCAACAGCTGTTTATCGGCGGCACCCTGCATATGCTGGGGGCAGAAGATTATCCGCTGCCTGAGCCCTTTGCTTTGGCTTACCAGCAAGCCGATGCGGTGTTTTTTGAGGCGGATCTGGCGTTAATCGAATCTCCGGCATTTCAAACCAAACTGATGGCGGTGATGCTGTATCCCGAAGGTGACAGCCTGGAAAACCGATTAAGTCCCGATGTGTATCGTCAGCTTGAGGCGTATTGCCGCAGCAAGGGATATCCGATGGACCTGTTGCGCACCTTTCGACCCGGGCTGGTCTCGGTGACCTTGTCGGTTATGGAGATGCAACGACTGGGTATGGCGGGGACCGGTGTCGACCAGTACTTTTTCCGTAAGGCCCAGCTCGATGGCAAGGCGATTGGTGAACTGGAGACGGTCGATGAGCAGCTGGCCGCAATGTCTGCCATGGGGGAGGGCATAGAGGACCAGATGATTCTTAACACGCTGCGTGACCTTAAGACCCTGCCGAATACTCTGGTGTTGGTCAAACAGGCCTGGCGTAGCGGTGACCTGGCGATACTGGAACAAGATGTGATGGCGCCGATGCAAAATGATTACCCGGATATCTATCGCGAACTCCTGGTAGAGCGAAACAATGCCTGGATGCAAGAGATTGAGCGGTTGTTACAAAACGACCAGACCGAGCTGGTATTAGTTGGAACCCTGCACCTGGTAGGGAATGATGGTATTTTGCAACAGCTACGCCAGCAGGGTTATACCGTCGAGCGCTGGTGAGCCCTGGCGTTGTTGGGACTTACTTCCCGAGCTTGCACCAATGCTCGTAGGGCGTC
Proteins encoded in this region:
- a CDS encoding DUF5064 family protein gives rise to the protein MAVTKFDPVHYQLVKADGRTLHANVEVTIATDSNDAEKAVQIALDVKMADGNHLESSFHMRRDMAFNFAHRTREELKDMKVLHDGEHAVNASNIFMQSKEYDALFKKIRDSLNIDPTETIDLGRYLRDGD
- a CDS encoding TraB/GumN family protein → MTSQFYKSLLCCALLLVSSGWPQGSLAESLIMADGEGAVWRISSGGQQLFIGGTLHMLGAEDYPLPEPFALAYQQADAVFFEADLALIESPAFQTKLMAVMLYPEGDSLENRLSPDVYRQLEAYCRSKGYPMDLLRTFRPGLVSVTLSVMEMQRLGMAGTGVDQYFFRKAQLDGKAIGELETVDEQLAAMSAMGEGIEDQMILNTLRDLKTLPNTLVLVKQAWRSGDLAILEQDVMAPMQNDYPDIYRELLVERNNAWMQEIERLLQNDQTELVLVGTLHLVGNDGILQQLRQQGYTVERW
- a CDS encoding protein adenylyltransferase SelO, with amino-acid sequence MPLTALAAGFSRWQFDNRYIQALPADPETDNYRRQVTSACFSYVSPTPVPAPQLVAYSREVAEQLDLSEQDCQHDSFLQLFSGNSLLPSMTPWACCYGGHQFGNWAGQLGDGRAINLAETVNQQGQHFTLQLKGAGPTPYSRTADGLAVLRSSVREFLCSEAMHHLGVPTTRALSLISTGQPVLRDMFYDGNARHEPGAVVCRVAPSFTRFGNFQIHAARNEIDILKQLLDLTITRDFPELGTPGEEVYADWFSIVCQRTASLMVHWMRVGFVHGVMNTDNLSILGLTIDYGPYGWLEGYDPDWTPNTTDAGQRRYRYGQQPQIAHWNLYQLANAISPLFQDTERLQAILDQYAVDYQQQWQTMMAAKLGLDQWRTEDDTLTTRLQDLLRLTETDMTIFYRSLASIKTSEAALNVDDRTLVEPLMEAFYQPQEVTGKIEQRIANWLRDYQQRLRQQDVSDQQRRQAMNQTNPRFVLRNYLAQQAIDLAEQGDFSEVERLLELLRRPYDEQPGMDNYARRRPEWARQRAGCSMLSCSS
- the nfo gene encoding deoxyribonuclease IV — its product is MKYVGAHVSASGGVANAPRNAKALEANAFALFTKNQRRWEAPPLSTEVIDEFRSTCDELGFLPEQILPHDSYLINLGHPENDALEKSRTAFIDEMHRCEQLGLIYLNFHPGSHLKKIAIDDCLARIAESINIALDASQGVTAVIENTAGQGSNLGYRFEHLAQIIEGVEDKSRVGVCLDTCHAFAAGYDLRTEEDCQRTFAEFEQLVGFQYLKGMHLNDAKIKLGSRVDRHQCLGKGEIGLEVFRYIMTDNRFNEIPMVLETIDSSIWSEEIQLLRSFAL
- a CDS encoding transporter substrate-binding domain-containing protein; protein product: MDGTGLLLAKQGEGQLVPILSWKKRYLGVDVRRALLLLLGGLLAPLLNAAPLELQLNAYHLPPFAYDPQRSDQHQGFMVELIALAGRELGWKIEPRYLPFERSTRAFGRGEGDLHVAVIPSDRAELDLLQEKWACADSLMTLRVYRYDNLEFVTEDESQTPGADLLVAGPLRDLVLPRVEPSTDVQVVNETFRLSKMFWYERARSAIIAGLTMEDFFSATPPDFDYQRTLLFQEQVKLCMNRSLINVEGKLKRFMSAWKRLYRDRDQEPVRSILQYYQVESYWWLDELHR
- a CDS encoding MarC family protein, with the translated sequence MTPVFIHYFLKIFFIFTPFFVVSVFASLTKNLGAPEKNRIANKVTVAVMISSLIIFFAGETIFELFSITLDAFRIGAGAVLFLSALSMINGRSDVSADHGQEIAVVPLAMPITVGPGVIGVLMVIGAEVNSTQERITVALSLFCAVIAVGLLLRLSNRARFLNRPEVQVILTKVTGLFVSAIAAQIFFTGVRNFMV
- a CDS encoding sigma-54-dependent transcriptional regulator is translated as MNTGEKIVAKKGQVLFVDDEHHIRVAVQQTLELEDYQIRCFSTAAEVLENLDADWPGVLVSDINMPEIDGIELMRRVREIDADLPVILVTGHGDISMAVSAILDGAYDFIEKPFASELLVDVVKRALEKRNLTLENRNLRREVEAQSAPGPRILGNTPAIQNMRRVIHQVLDAPTDILINGETGTGKELVARYLHEHSKRRENNFVAINCGAVPENLIESELFGHEAGAFTGAEKSRVGKFEYANGGTLFLDEIESMPMAVQVKLLRVIEERMVERLGSNALIPLDVRIVAATKVDLRELSDAGNFRSDLFYRLNVVTIDIPSLRDRLDDLPLLFEHFALIASARYQQEIIPLPGERMHQLLQHDWPGNVRELRNLAERYVLLGDEANLAPGEQSQSEEIQSRQTLAERVDQFERSLIRESLQRHKGSIKETMVALGLARKTLYDKMKKHDLDRLDYK